One genomic region from Rosa rugosa chromosome 1, drRosRugo1.1, whole genome shotgun sequence encodes:
- the LOC133726815 gene encoding uncharacterized protein LOC133726815, which translates to MATTLLPETAQKVLTQEAIRSAAKQSQRCLTVPVKLRRAIKKYLRDQEEPHMKRNVLRLSESFTQIKDVNSQLIASTSKQLVEDPLQCVDQSQRWKIKSSYGDIGLTYTDDETIAYVASRMPAVFSACHRVLKEVRRRLPGFSPAKVLDFGAGTGSAFWALREVWPNSLEKVNLVEPSQSMQRAGQSLIQGQKNLPLIHSYGTLQSLTKNIKKSEREHDLVIASYVLGEIPSLKDRITVVRQLWDLTRDVLILIEPGTPQGSNIIAQMRSHILWMEKRKCRKSKAAIDETSKDLVVARKSGAYIVAPCSHDGACPLEKAGKYCHFVQRLERTSTQRAYKRSKGGQPLRGFEDEKFSFIAVRRGQRPREPWPLDGVKFETLKEQHAKRTLEDLEIDYEDPEDQVSSQQASLIPFEKPDPITYDSDVVEVDDHEDNEEEEEDDTCHADLGGGWGRIIYMPVRRGKQVTMDVCRSTNQDASEGTLQRIVVTKNKNPTLHKQARKSLWGDLWPFQK; encoded by the exons ATGGCGACCACCCTTCTCCCGGAGACAGCTCAGAAGGTCCTAACCCAAGAAGCCATCCGCTCCGCCGCCAAACAGTCCCAGCGCTGCCTCACCGTCCCCGTCAAGCTCCGCCGCGCCATTAAAAAGTACCTCCGAG ACCAAGAGGAGCCTCACATGAAGCGGAATGTGCTGAGGCTATCGGAATCCTTCACCCAAATCAAGGATGTCAACTCTCAGCTTATTGCTTCCACCTCGAAGCAGCTGGTTGAGGACCCTTTGCAGTGTGTGGACCAATCCCAGAGGTGGAAGATCAAGAGCTCCTATGGAGATATTGGCCTTACTTATACAGACGACGAGACCATTGCTTATGTTGCTTCCAGAATGCCAGCTGTCTTCTCTGCTTGTCACAGAGTACTCAAGGAG GTTCGTAGAAGGCTGCCGGGTTTTTCTCCTGCTAAAGTGTTGGATTTTGGTGCTGGCACGGGTTCGGCTTTCTG GGCACTACGAGAAGTCTGGCCGAATTCCTTGGAGAAAGTTAACTTAGTAGAGCCATCACAATCAATGCAGCGTGCAGGCCAGAGCCTTATACAAG GTCAAAAGAACTTGCCACTTATTCACAGTTATGGTACCCTCCAATCCTTGACTAAAAACATCAAGAAATCAGAGAGAGAACATGACCTTGTAATTGCT TCCTATGTGCTTGGAGAGATACCATCGCTGAAGGATCGGATTACTGTAGTACGCCAACTTTGGGATCTTACGCGGGATGTCCTG ATTTTGATAGAACCGGGAACACCACAAGGATCAAATATCATAGCTCAGATGCGATCACATATATTATGGATGGAGAAAAGG AAATGCCGTAAATCCAAGGCTGCAATTGATGAAACTTCCAAGGACTTGGTAGTGGCTCGAAAAAGTGGTGCCTATATAGTTGCTCCT TGCTCTCATGATGGGGCATGTCCTTTGGAGAAAGCTGGTAAATATTGTCATTTTGTTCAACGTTTGGAGAGAACTTCTACTCAGCGTGCATACAAG CGCTCCAAGGGTGGTCAGCCGTTACGTGGATTTGAAGATGAGAAATTTAGCTTCATTGCTGTCAGGCGAGGACAAAGACCAAG GGAACCTTGGCCTcttgatggtgtgaaatttgagaCTTTGAAGGAGCAACATGCTAAAAGAACTCTGGAAGATCTTGAAATTGACTATG AGGACCCAGAGGACCAAGTCAGCTCGCAACAAGCTAGCCTCATTCCATTTGAAAAACCAGATCCGATTACCTATGATTCTGATGTCGTGGAAGTTGATGATCATGAGGATaatgaagaagaggaggaagatgaCACATGTCATGCCGATCTTGGGGGTGGTTGGGGTAGGATTATCTACATGCCTGTTCGGAGGGGCAAGCAGGTTACTATGGATGTGTGTCGATCAACCAACCAGGATGCTTCAGAAGGAACACTTCAACGAATTGTTGTCACAAAGAATAAGAACCCTACATTACATAAGCAGGCCCGAAAGTCTCTCTGGGGAGACTTGTGGCCCTTTCAAAAATAA
- the LOC133726820 gene encoding transcription factor MYB1-like, producing MGRTPCCSKEGLQRGPWTTIEDTLLIQYIQSHGEGHWMSLPNKAGLLRCGKSCRLRWMNYLRPGIKRGNITPDEEDLIVRLHSLLGNRWSLIAGRLPGRTDNEIKNYWNTNRSKRLNNAGSTEKGVSSVEGQLKKDDRGCVAKVKVHQPKAIRVSANSIIRNNNILAELGHHDAEVSNDLHDHKHFGEALVCENVMDFDVFIQGYEEYQQLLLKADQDLDGVHLDSFVDSLLI from the exons ATGGGAAGAACACCATGTTGTTCAAAGGAGGGTTTGCAGAGAGGTCCATGGACTACCATAGAAGACACATTGCTCATTCAATACATCCAGTCTCATGGTGAAGGGCATTGGATGTCTCTGCCAAATAAAGCAG GGCTTCTTCGATGTGGGAAAAGTTGCAGGCTGAGATGGATGAACTATCTCCGACCAGGTATAAAGAGAGGTAACATAACTCCTGATGAGGAAGACCTTATTGTGAGGCTTCATTCACTTCTGGGAAATCGATGGTCTCTAATTGCTGGAAGACTCCCCGGTCGAACCGATAATGAGATCAAGAACTACTGGAATACCAACCGCAGCAAAAGGCTCAACAACGCTGGTAGTACTGAAAAAGGTGTATCTAGTGTTGAAGGACAACTCAAGAAGGATGACCGAGGCTGTGTAGCAAAGGTTAAGGTTCATCAACCAAAGGCCATTCGAGTTTCTGCAAACTCAATCATAAGAAACAATAACATCTTAGCTGAATTGGGTCATCATGATGCAGAGGTTTCTAATGATCTTCATGATCATAAACATTTTGGAGAGGCCTTGGTTTGCGAAAATGTGATGGATTTTGATGTTTTTATTCAAGGGTATGAGGAATATCAGCAGCTTCTTCTCAAGGCAGATCAAGATCTCGATGGTGTTCATTTGGATTCTTTTGTTGACTCCTTGTTGATTTAA